A window from Candidatus Bathyarchaeota archaeon encodes these proteins:
- a CDS encoding collagen-like protein — MNLTQKNKTRTLITLTLTLLLLSMLTTVPLSSATLSPNVTVTIDDPAGGQTTNYAITFTTRTSGIIEALELIFPDGFDITNAQASSVINLGPGQLDRPGSGQTLRYVVYDPTVIPAGRIIAMQLTGIMNPDAGHYNITATTRTYLNIIDGPEDSKNFTINPVLTIDPEYGPIGTEVELNGTHFGANQNVTITFNQQSIANVTADANGEFITNCTITTLPEYNDSYYPTLFFNATQEDGCSGLAYFWAYSPELFLSQSVGIGGMDVEVEGYYFTQNSTVDLVWDINGTNTALGNFTVDSDGYFNGTITIPNVALGEYNITATDANGNYAIDYFSIGQPRLQIRYSTGLANSSIPLRGVCFSPHSVITLIWDINGTTKVGLGTALTDASGRFTTDFTVPSVASGLYNITAIDQNLNNATVNFELVNTMIRLSQTEVNVGEPIEITGKGFDANSQVTLTWNVTELAITTSDAEGNIQITIYVPPSATGVHLLAAEDEIGNHAQELVYVYPDVTVNVEEGPAGTQVTAIGTGWNSTTPLSLHFTPYAILGGKVADAVTDINGTFQVTFVVPEIVGDSYWLDVSYDGIYYEYYDWILFDVLPQITLTPDSGFATTITGTGFQANDKISIYCNGTAIPTVPLTIQANVNGSFTAIITPPSSTNAVYNITATNQNGVSVTAYFVVPDMTGPQGEQGQTGATGSQGPKGDTGETGATGSQGETGATGERGTKGDKGDTGATGATGSTGATGSTGATGSQGPKGDKGDTGETGPAGTSATESGAMDTLQTSAIALAVVSLLIALVSIIFVLRLRK, encoded by the coding sequence ATGAATTTAACCCAAAAAAATAAAACCCGAACACTAATCACGCTAACTTTGACGCTGCTATTGCTTTCGATGCTAACCACAGTACCCCTATCGTCAGCAACCCTTTCACCAAATGTAACTGTAACAATTGATGACCCTGCAGGCGGTCAAACCACCAACTATGCCATAACATTCACTACCCGCACAAGCGGTATCATTGAAGCCCTAGAACTGATCTTCCCTGATGGCTTCGACATAACTAACGCTCAGGCAAGCTCCGTTATAAATTTGGGGCCTGGACAACTTGACCGTCCTGGAAGCGGTCAAACCCTTCGTTACGTAGTTTATGACCCAACGGTTATTCCCGCTGGTAGAATAATTGCTATGCAGTTAACTGGCATCATGAACCCTGATGCAGGTCACTACAACATCACTGCCACTACACGGACATACCTAAACATAATTGACGGCCCCGAAGATTCTAAAAACTTCACCATAAACCCCGTCTTAACCATTGACCCAGAATATGGACCAATCGGAACCGAAGTAGAATTAAACGGCACACACTTTGGCGCAAACCAAAATGTAACCATAACATTCAACCAACAATCAATAGCTAACGTGACGGCAGATGCAAACGGAGAATTCATAACCAACTGCACCATCACAACTCTCCCCGAGTATAACGATTCGTATTATCCAACGTTATTTTTCAACGCCACTCAAGAAGATGGCTGTAGCGGATTAGCATACTTCTGGGCTTACAGTCCCGAGTTATTCCTCTCTCAAAGTGTAGGCATAGGCGGCATGGACGTCGAAGTCGAAGGCTACTACTTCACCCAAAACAGTACTGTCGACTTGGTTTGGGACATAAATGGAACCAACACCGCATTAGGCAACTTCACCGTTGACTCTGACGGGTACTTTAATGGAACCATAACGATTCCTAATGTAGCTTTAGGCGAATACAACATAACCGCAACTGACGCGAACGGCAATTACGCAATTGATTACTTTTCTATAGGCCAACCCCGATTGCAAATCCGCTATTCTACCGGTTTAGCGAACTCCTCAATACCACTTCGCGGAGTGTGCTTCAGTCCACACAGTGTCATCACTTTGATTTGGGACATTAACGGAACAACAAAAGTTGGTTTAGGCACTGCACTCACTGATGCATCAGGACGATTTACAACAGACTTCACTGTGCCCTCCGTCGCTTCTGGTTTATACAATATTACCGCAATCGATCAAAACCTCAACAACGCAACTGTTAACTTTGAATTAGTTAACACCATGATAAGATTAAGCCAAACCGAAGTCAATGTCGGGGAACCCATAGAAATTACGGGCAAAGGTTTCGACGCGAACAGCCAAGTTACGTTAACTTGGAATGTAACTGAGCTTGCAATAACTACCAGCGACGCTGAAGGCAACATCCAAATCACGATTTATGTACCTCCGTCTGCTACCGGTGTTCATCTGCTGGCAGCTGAAGACGAAATAGGAAACCATGCCCAAGAACTTGTCTATGTTTACCCTGACGTAACTGTAAACGTCGAGGAAGGCCCCGCAGGTACACAAGTCACCGCAATCGGGACAGGCTGGAATTCAACCACACCCTTATCATTGCACTTCACTCCTTACGCAATATTAGGCGGCAAAGTAGCCGATGCAGTCACAGACATAAATGGCACCTTCCAAGTGACATTTGTTGTTCCCGAAATAGTTGGTGACAGCTACTGGTTAGACGTCAGTTACGACGGCATCTACTACGAATACTACGATTGGATTCTCTTTGATGTCCTACCGCAAATAACTTTAACTCCTGACAGCGGCTTCGCCACAACCATAACTGGCACAGGTTTCCAAGCAAACGACAAGATCAGCATTTACTGCAACGGCACTGCTATCCCAACAGTTCCCTTAACTATACAAGCAAACGTTAACGGCAGCTTCACAGCTATAATCACTCCGCCCAGTAGCACAAATGCGGTTTATAACATCACAGCAACCAACCAAAATGGTGTCTCCGTCACTGCATACTTCGTGGTTCCAGATATGACTGGACCTCAAGGCGAGCAAGGACAAACTGGCGCTACAGGTTCGCAAGGACCTAAAGGCGACACAGGTGAAACAGGAGCAACTGGATCCCAAGGTGAAACCGGCGCGACAGGTGAACGAGGCACAAAAGGCGACAAAGGTGACACGGGAGCAACTGGCGCTACTGGCTCTACTGGAGCAACGGGTTCTACGGGGGCAACTGGATCCCAAGGACCTAAAGGTGACAAAGGCGATACTGGCGAAACAGGACCCGCAGGTACTTCTGCAACTGAAAGCGGCGCAATGGATACACTACAGACTTCCGCAATAGCCTTAGCAGTGGTCTCTTTGTTGATTGCCCTAGTATCAATAATCTTTGTTTTACGGTTACGTAAGTAA
- a CDS encoding L-lactate dehydrogenase — protein MKTTATKVAIVGAGFVGTTFAYSLLIRGIAPEIVLIDTDKDRAEGEAMDLSHGLPFVGPVKLWAGDYPDCKDADIVVITAGAARKAGQSRLELAAQNYALMKDIIPNVTKHNKEAILLMVTNPLDVMTYTALKLSGYPQTKVIGSGTVLDTARLRFALSEYLDVDPRNVHSYIIGEHGDSEVPVWSLATVAGMRLKEYCPLCNIPYDPNYFDELFIKVRDAGKEVIRRKGRTNYSIGLSLTRIVESIIRNENSILTVSCYLENYHGVSDVCLSVPAVVNRDGIRKIIDLPLTSREETAFQRSAEAVKEINKSVGLAPKIDLAAT, from the coding sequence ATGAAAACAACTGCAACAAAAGTCGCCATTGTCGGCGCAGGTTTTGTAGGAACAACCTTCGCATATTCCCTGCTTATCCGCGGGATAGCGCCTGAAATTGTTCTAATTGACACCGATAAAGATAGAGCCGAAGGAGAAGCAATGGATTTGAGTCACGGATTACCCTTTGTGGGACCCGTGAAACTGTGGGCAGGGGATTACCCCGACTGCAAAGACGCAGACATCGTAGTTATAACAGCGGGTGCAGCAAGAAAAGCGGGGCAATCTCGCCTTGAATTGGCGGCACAAAATTATGCGCTCATGAAAGACATAATCCCCAACGTAACCAAACACAACAAAGAAGCCATCCTTCTTATGGTAACCAACCCCCTAGACGTCATGACATACACGGCGCTGAAGCTTTCAGGATACCCTCAAACCAAAGTAATTGGCAGCGGAACCGTCTTAGACACGGCACGGCTGCGTTTTGCACTCAGCGAATATTTAGACGTAGACCCCCGAAACGTTCATTCCTATATCATCGGAGAACACGGTGACAGTGAAGTCCCAGTCTGGAGCTTAGCCACAGTCGCGGGTATGCGCCTTAAAGAGTACTGTCCACTCTGCAATATTCCATACGACCCAAATTACTTCGATGAACTCTTCATTAAAGTGCGAGACGCAGGCAAAGAAGTCATCCGACGCAAAGGACGAACCAATTACAGTATCGGCTTAAGCTTAACCCGAATCGTTGAAAGCATCATCCGTAACGAAAACTCGATTTTAACGGTTTCCTGTTACCTTGAAAACTATCATGGCGTAAGCGATGTATGTTTGAGTGTGCCGGCTGTTGTTAATCGGGATGGAATCCGAAAAATAATAGACCTACCGCTAACTTCCAGAGAAGAGACCGCTTTTCAGCGGTCCGCTGAGGCAGTCAAGGAAATCAACAAGTCAGTTGGCTTAGCACCCAAGATAGATTTAGCAGCAACATAG
- a CDS encoding isoprenylcysteine carboxylmethyltransferase family protein gives MTNPGFSQINPQTKAKIKLATLVVVVTLLVAVFMYYFTPKQFRYDNWTFVIFNIVLFSLFLLFATSRKKLNRLPNSVYVAFIVALFAEMYGIPLTMYFFMGFFGYMDIFSLEFLITQITGQTPFYIFYNSYVFPFSKIIIGIGILLVIFGWYQIFAAKGELVTTGLYKYIRNPQYVGFLLITGGLNIQWLTIITTALWPVLAVLYYRLSKIEEKESEARYGEAFLEYKRKTPAFIPRIKFRK, from the coding sequence ATGACAAACCCAGGTTTTAGTCAAATAAATCCTCAAACCAAAGCCAAAATAAAACTGGCCACGTTGGTTGTCGTTGTAACCCTGCTTGTCGCAGTCTTCATGTACTACTTTACTCCCAAACAGTTTCGCTATGACAATTGGACATTTGTCATCTTCAACATCGTGCTCTTCAGCTTGTTCTTGTTGTTTGCTACTTCCCGCAAAAAACTCAACCGCCTCCCTAACAGCGTCTACGTTGCCTTCATTGTCGCCTTATTCGCCGAAATGTATGGCATACCCCTAACCATGTACTTCTTCATGGGTTTCTTCGGATACATGGACATCTTCAGCCTCGAATTTCTAATCACCCAAATAACTGGCCAAACACCTTTCTACATCTTCTACAACTCCTACGTGTTCCCATTCTCCAAAATTATAATCGGAATCGGCATATTACTGGTGATTTTTGGGTGGTACCAAATCTTTGCAGCCAAAGGCGAACTCGTCACCACCGGCCTCTACAAGTACATTCGCAACCCCCAATACGTCGGCTTTCTGCTTATAACGGGCGGATTGAACATTCAATGGTTAACTATTATCACAACAGCGCTATGGCCAGTCCTTGCAGTCCTGTATTATCGGCTGTCTAAGATTGAGGAAAAAGAATCTGAAGCCAGATATGGCGAAGCATTCTTGGAATACAAGCGGAAAACACCAGCGTTCATTCCTCGCATAAAATTCAGAAAATAA
- a CDS encoding coiled-coil domain-containing protein 22, which yields MAYQPRINSPRRSPNEFKKPLRERRKDKKRSPRHNPSLEEKLTPSVRDVSEATLKRLHTLGNQKFGSSPFSQHFDRWITIVEIVIAEFEAHPNITVDEQYVKEREQALAVIKLQLEERRKKEATLEQEIKNLADCKINIKKINAEYAKHASTIRARKRSKLKRLYATVEDLKKEQEMIVQLKAGFFRGLSKKEKEQKEVAIAQQIDEKQRALELVLLEYSVAQKTLREEYERKREPEVEQMKVFRKNVESLETDGSLEERWFACEALIDAVNSFLQRSTLKPN from the coding sequence ATGGCATACCAGCCAAGGATAAATTCGCCTCGACGCAGCCCAAATGAATTCAAAAAGCCACTTCGAGAGAGGCGTAAAGACAAAAAACGCAGCCCCCGCCACAACCCGTCCCTCGAAGAGAAGCTTACTCCAAGTGTGCGTGACGTATCCGAGGCTACGCTTAAGCGGCTGCATACGTTGGGTAACCAAAAATTTGGTTCCTCCCCTTTTAGCCAACATTTCGACCGCTGGATAACCATAGTTGAGATTGTCATTGCAGAGTTTGAAGCCCACCCAAACATCACGGTTGACGAGCAATATGTAAAGGAGCGTGAGCAGGCGCTCGCAGTCATAAAGCTGCAGTTAGAAGAACGCCGTAAAAAAGAGGCTACTCTGGAACAGGAAATAAAAAACCTCGCCGACTGCAAAATCAACATCAAAAAAATCAACGCCGAATACGCCAAACACGCCAGCACCATTAGGGCTCGAAAAAGAAGCAAACTAAAACGTCTCTACGCGACCGTTGAGGATCTCAAAAAGGAGCAAGAAATGATTGTTCAACTAAAGGCGGGCTTTTTCCGAGGACTCTCCAAAAAGGAGAAGGAACAAAAAGAAGTAGCCATTGCTCAGCAGATAGATGAGAAACAGCGGGCGCTGGAGCTAGTTTTGTTAGAGTATTCTGTTGCCCAAAAAACGCTTCGGGAAGAGTATGAGAGAAAAAGGGAACCCGAAGTGGAGCAAATGAAGGTTTTCCGCAAAAACGTAGAAAGCCTTGAGACGGATGGTTCTTTGGAGGAGCGCTGGTTTGCCTGTGAAGCCCTCATTGACGCGGTTAACTCTTTTCTGCAGAGAAGCACCCTCAAACCGAATTAA
- a CDS encoding helix-turn-helix transcriptional regulator encodes MRTKIKEFRARYNLTQEDLARKVGVRRETILFIEKGEYNPSIKLAHDIAKALNTTLDDLFIFDD; translated from the coding sequence TTGAGAACCAAAATTAAAGAGTTCAGGGCACGCTACAACCTTACCCAAGAGGACCTTGCCCGAAAAGTAGGCGTCCGCCGCGAAACCATCCTCTTCATAGAAAAAGGCGAATACAACCCCTCCATTAAACTTGCCCACGACATCGCCAAAGCCCTAAACACCACCCTCGACGACCTATTCATCTTTGACGATTAA
- a CDS encoding DUF2178 domain-containing protein encodes MKSKLLITLGIMVVAIVLVTLTLYLTNTQSIQYDEIAILAIIVIIVIFALYILSDMTKNVSKGLPVGDERTKNITYQAGYYAFIAAIWSAVFAPLFVDIIFNYELPTDQVSGAVVLISGLVFAISYIYLMRKRRA; translated from the coding sequence ATGAAATCAAAACTCCTCATAACCCTCGGAATCATGGTTGTCGCAATAGTCCTCGTAACCCTAACACTCTACCTAACAAACACCCAATCCATCCAATACGACGAAATCGCCATCCTCGCCATAATCGTAATAATAGTCATCTTCGCCCTCTACATCCTAAGCGACATGACCAAAAACGTCTCAAAAGGACTCCCCGTCGGAGACGAAAGAACAAAAAACATAACCTACCAAGCAGGCTACTACGCCTTCATAGCCGCAATCTGGAGCGCAGTCTTCGCCCCTCTTTTCGTAGACATAATCTTCAACTACGAACTGCCCACAGACCAAGTTTCTGGAGCAGTAGTCCTTATCAGCGGCTTAGTGTTTGCAATATCCTACATTTACCTTATGCGGAAGAGACGAGCTTGA
- a CDS encoding GNAT family N-acetyltransferase, with the protein MPNKEPAVALQKVNAETIQDFLSLIDKLAEYEQLAPPDEEAKERLRRDCLATNPRYQAYIGAVNGKPVAYFIYFFTYSSFLALPTLFLEDIFVLEEYRGHGVGSKIFAFIKEVAKQEGCGRIEFSVLKWNRSAQVFYERNGARCLEWFLYRLVREDF; encoded by the coding sequence ATGCCAAACAAGGAACCTGCCGTGGCTCTCCAAAAGGTAAACGCCGAAACAATTCAAGATTTCTTAAGCTTAATCGACAAACTAGCCGAATACGAGCAGCTAGCTCCGCCCGACGAGGAAGCCAAAGAAAGGCTGCGCCGCGACTGCTTAGCCACCAACCCCCGATACCAAGCCTACATCGGCGCGGTCAACGGCAAACCTGTCGCTTACTTTATCTACTTTTTTACCTACTCGAGCTTTCTTGCCTTGCCTACGCTGTTTTTGGAGGATATTTTTGTGCTCGAAGAGTACCGCGGACACGGGGTGGGGTCGAAAATTTTTGCTTTCATAAAGGAGGTTGCTAAGCAGGAGGGTTGTGGTCGGATTGAGTTTTCGGTGTTGAAGTGGAATCGGTCTGCGCAGGTGTTTTATGAGCGGAATGGGGCGCGTTGTTTGGAGTGGTTTTTGTATCGGTTGGTTCGGGAAGATTTTTAG
- a CDS encoding cellulase family glycosylhydrolase, translating to MKIGNIGDTLHSINLRKRAKPLALCITALFIISTLTALSSSTVQASVTPALHTSGRSIVDQNGNTVYLRGMGLAGMAPNLLLWGPSGTDNWGVQWNPDPAIMDQTFASLQSDWHVNMIRVFVLPSWYYRDNIVPAQEDPNAYSQTAISTRAYLRTLCQEADKYGIYVDIVPYMLTPPVSSFSNDLYATSNFGWQGLPMMGWDESGNRFLSDAGYAGNEQGFWNWFWTDMANNLKNCPNAIFEAWNEPGWGGGDVEPIPAGYMTYLQTMYNAIRGTGSNNLVMIQWRMGWNPNNYGGTLAWTSDVNNALNPTNVVYTTHFYYYAPADLTGYWATDYNTLKTQVQTAIDSMGIVAPLVINEEGSCTIRSVNRANDCTWWQNLLMVQRDLGIGAGAYYWLSDSGLGGIYAGEALLSSGYLPNDMGQIYINTYVPTPETTATATSTPEATSTATTTTATTTVAPTDTPTATPQPTIAPTATPTEQPTTPEPTENAPYQQLVHHCFSQWRLMLWSPLDLWFSQL from the coding sequence TTGAAAATAGGCAACATAGGCGATACACTGCACTCCATAAATCTTCGCAAACGCGCAAAGCCACTCGCCCTTTGCATCACCGCACTATTCATTATAAGCACACTCACAGCGTTATCCTCAAGCACTGTCCAAGCATCAGTAACGCCTGCTCTACACACCTCAGGTCGCTCCATCGTAGACCAAAACGGAAACACCGTCTATTTACGCGGCATGGGTCTCGCAGGCATGGCACCCAACCTTCTTCTTTGGGGGCCCTCTGGCACTGACAACTGGGGAGTTCAATGGAATCCTGACCCCGCAATAATGGACCAAACCTTCGCATCACTTCAATCAGATTGGCACGTTAACATGATACGTGTGTTCGTTTTACCAAGCTGGTACTACCGTGACAATATCGTACCCGCACAAGAAGACCCCAACGCATACTCACAAACCGCCATCAGCACCCGCGCTTATCTACGCACACTCTGTCAAGAAGCAGACAAATACGGAATCTACGTAGACATCGTCCCCTACATGCTAACACCCCCCGTCAGCTCTTTTAGCAATGACCTCTATGCCACCAGCAACTTTGGCTGGCAAGGACTACCAATGATGGGCTGGGACGAATCAGGCAACAGATTCCTCAGCGACGCAGGCTACGCAGGCAACGAACAGGGCTTCTGGAACTGGTTCTGGACGGACATGGCAAACAACCTCAAAAACTGCCCTAACGCAATCTTTGAAGCATGGAACGAACCTGGCTGGGGCGGCGGAGACGTCGAACCTATCCCAGCAGGCTACATGACCTATCTGCAAACCATGTACAACGCCATACGCGGAACAGGCTCAAACAACTTAGTCATGATACAATGGAGAATGGGCTGGAACCCCAACAACTACGGCGGAACCCTAGCATGGACATCAGACGTAAACAACGCACTAAACCCAACAAACGTGGTGTACACAACACACTTCTACTACTATGCACCCGCTGACCTCACAGGTTACTGGGCAACCGACTATAACACACTCAAAACTCAAGTACAAACCGCCATAGACAGCATGGGCATCGTGGCGCCACTGGTTATCAACGAGGAAGGTTCATGTACCATTCGCTCGGTTAATCGGGCTAACGACTGTACATGGTGGCAAAACCTCCTCATGGTTCAACGTGACTTAGGCATAGGCGCAGGAGCCTACTATTGGCTTAGCGACTCAGGACTAGGCGGAATCTATGCAGGAGAAGCACTACTTAGCAGCGGCTACTTACCTAACGACATGGGCCAAATCTACATCAACACATACGTACCCACACCAGAGACCACTGCAACTGCGACATCAACTCCAGAAGCAACATCAACAGCTACAACTACTACAGCAACAACAACAGTAGCACCAACGGATACACCAACCGCGACTCCTCAACCGACTATTGCCCCAACAGCAACACCAACAGAACAGCCAACAACCCCAGAACCTACCGAAAACGCACCGTATCAGCAACTTGTTCACCATTGCTTTAGTCAATGGCGTTTAATGCTTTGGTCGCCCCTTGATTTGTGGTTCTCCCAACTTTAG
- a CDS encoding AAA family ATPase codes for MSRLICDICKTRPATAEVKVVENGQSRILHVCAQDLRMLQQQSFSPFSRMFGGNIFDNLFSEFGTDFGETSSALGYPLPRHREAIDIDQYLSEHTKELFQDAAQIALKLKRDEVDTEHLLYAISNSEVVKELYKQFGIKPEDVRVYIENNAPQGSKEVHPQELGISPRVKRVFELSFEAAQQLGHGYIGPEHLLVGLMEEEDGMAGELLRKYGLTPEAVRQQIIKVVGKGAQQGRVETQSVTPNLDKYSRDLSKLAKEGKLDPVIGRSSEIETMVEILSRRTKNNPVLIGEPGVGKTAIVEGLAQRIVSGEVPEVLQNKRVVELNINSLVAGSKYRGEFEERIKQVLDEIVNHKDEVIIFVDELHTIMKAGGTGEEGGLDVSQVIKPHLARGELHLIGATTLNEYQKHIEKDAALERRFQPIFVSEPTVPQTIEILRGLRDRYEAHHKVKITDEAIVAAAELSERYISNRFLPDKAIDLVDQAAARVRIGITSRPPEVKELDEQIGKLKREREYASQHKRFKEAEKLETEIKKLEKERDEKEADWRKEKGVTTEEVKASHVAQVVSKITGIPVSELTEAEREKLLRMKESLHERIVGQDEAVQAVSDAILRNRAGLTDTKRPIAVFMFLGPTGVGKTELAKTLAWFMFGDENALTRIDMSEYMERHTVSRLIGAPPGYVGYEEGGQLTEAVRRRPYSVILLDEIEKAHQAVSNILLQVFDDGRLTDGKGRVVDFTNTIIIMTSNIGSDLIQDNLQTPTPKTYEQLKEQLMTVLRMQFKPEFLNRIDDIIVFHALSKPQIKLIVRLQLERVKHAARSQKIELNFTEALIGHLAEISYVPELGARELKRKIQTTIETPLATEILSGKISSGEAVTVDFDAKTGKTIFTKQSPKPKSPPKGPKRFAKEQSQPIPA; via the coding sequence TTGTCGAGACTAATTTGTGATATTTGTAAAACTAGACCCGCCACCGCTGAAGTCAAAGTTGTCGAGAACGGACAATCACGGATTCTGCATGTTTGCGCGCAGGACCTACGGATGCTCCAGCAACAATCGTTCTCGCCTTTCAGCCGAATGTTTGGCGGCAACATCTTTGACAATTTATTCTCCGAATTCGGCACAGACTTCGGCGAAACCTCATCAGCGCTTGGCTACCCCCTCCCTCGTCATCGCGAAGCCATCGACATCGACCAATACCTCTCTGAGCACACAAAAGAACTCTTTCAAGACGCCGCCCAAATCGCGCTAAAATTAAAACGCGACGAAGTCGACACTGAACACCTGCTTTATGCTATCTCAAACAGCGAGGTGGTTAAGGAGCTTTACAAGCAATTCGGCATCAAACCCGAAGATGTCCGCGTCTACATTGAAAATAATGCTCCCCAAGGCTCTAAAGAGGTTCATCCCCAAGAGTTGGGGATTTCTCCGCGTGTGAAGCGGGTGTTTGAGTTGTCCTTTGAAGCTGCACAGCAACTGGGTCATGGCTACATTGGTCCTGAACATTTGCTGGTCGGCTTAATGGAGGAAGAGGACGGTATGGCAGGTGAGTTGCTGCGTAAGTATGGTTTAACGCCTGAAGCGGTGCGCCAACAAATCATAAAAGTAGTCGGTAAAGGCGCTCAGCAAGGTCGCGTGGAAACCCAAAGCGTCACCCCCAACCTTGACAAATACTCCCGTGACCTCTCCAAACTGGCTAAAGAAGGCAAACTTGACCCCGTAATCGGCAGATCCTCAGAGATTGAGACAATGGTGGAGATATTGTCTCGCCGCACAAAAAACAATCCTGTCCTGATTGGGGAACCGGGGGTTGGAAAAACCGCGATTGTGGAAGGCTTAGCCCAACGCATAGTCAGCGGCGAAGTGCCCGAGGTACTCCAGAACAAGCGTGTTGTTGAATTAAACATAAACTCTCTTGTGGCGGGCTCAAAATATCGCGGGGAATTTGAGGAAAGAATCAAACAGGTTCTAGACGAAATAGTCAATCACAAAGATGAAGTCATAATCTTTGTTGACGAACTTCACACTATCATGAAGGCAGGTGGAACTGGCGAAGAAGGCGGCTTAGACGTATCCCAAGTCATCAAACCGCATCTCGCCCGAGGAGAACTTCACCTAATCGGGGCAACCACCCTAAACGAATACCAAAAACACATCGAAAAAGACGCAGCGCTGGAACGCCGCTTCCAACCTATTTTTGTCTCCGAACCCACCGTTCCCCAGACCATCGAGATTCTACGGGGTCTTAGGGACCGTTACGAGGCGCATCATAAAGTCAAAATCACCGACGAAGCCATCGTAGCCGCAGCAGAACTTTCCGAGCGCTACATAAGCAACCGTTTTCTCCCCGACAAAGCCATCGACTTGGTAGACCAAGCGGCGGCGCGAGTCCGGATCGGCATAACTTCTCGTCCACCCGAAGTTAAAGAGCTTGATGAACAAATCGGAAAACTCAAACGGGAACGGGAGTATGCATCGCAGCATAAGCGGTTCAAAGAAGCCGAAAAACTCGAAACCGAAATCAAAAAACTCGAAAAAGAACGAGACGAAAAAGAAGCCGACTGGCGCAAAGAAAAAGGCGTCACCACCGAAGAAGTCAAAGCGTCGCATGTTGCGCAGGTGGTCTCCAAAATTACCGGTATACCTGTTTCTGAATTAACCGAAGCGGAAAGAGAAAAGCTGCTGCGCATGAAAGAAAGCCTCCACGAACGTATAGTAGGTCAAGATGAGGCGGTCCAAGCGGTTTCAGACGCCATCCTGAGAAACCGCGCGGGACTAACCGACACCAAACGCCCAATTGCAGTGTTCATGTTTTTGGGTCCCACGGGCGTGGGAAAAACAGAGTTAGCTAAAACTCTGGCATGGTTCATGTTTGGTGATGAAAATGCGCTTACCCGAATCGACATGTCCGAATACATGGAGCGGCACACTGTGAGTCGTTTGATTGGTGCTCCGCCGGGCTATGTGGGTTATGAGGAGGGCGGGCAATTGACTGAGGCGGTTAGGCGGCGGCCTTACTCTGTGATTCTGCTAGATGAAATCGAAAAAGCCCACCAAGCAGTCAGTAACATTTTGCTCCAAGTTTTCGATGATGGGCGTTTAACCGACGGGAAAGGTCGCGTAGTGGACTTCACGAACACCATAATCATCATGACTTCTAACATCGGCTCTGACCTCATCCAAGACAACCTCCAAACGCCGACGCCCAAAACCTACGAGCAACTCAAAGAACAGTTGATGACGGTTTTACGGATGCAATTTAAGCCTGAATTCCTCAACCGCATCGACGACATCATCGTATTCCACGCCTTATCTAAACCACAGATAAAGCTGATTGTGCGGCTTCAACTTGAGCGGGTAAAGCATGCGGCGCGGTCACAAAAAATCGAGCTAAACTTCACTGAAGCCTTAATTGGGCATTTGGCTGAAATTAGTTACGTACCCGAATTAGGCGCGCGCGAGCTTAAACGCAAAATTCAAACAACTATCGAAACGCCGCTGGCAACTGAGATATTGTCTGGTAAGATAAGTTCAGGCGAAGCGGTAACTGTGGATTTTGATGCTAAAACTGGGAAAACTATTTTTACTAAACAGTCGCCTAAGCCGAAGTCTCCTCCGAAGGGTCCGAAAAGATTTGCTAAGGAGCAGTCGCAGCCTATTCCAGCGTAG
- a CDS encoding Lrp/AsnC family transcriptional regulator codes for MPSAYVLFKVSPGLEDQVLSEVKKAGTIDEVYVSYGVYDLIVKATASSQAELKELVTYKLRRIANVTSTLTLMLADNH; via the coding sequence ATGCCAAGCGCATATGTATTGTTCAAGGTGTCCCCTGGTTTAGAAGACCAAGTCTTAAGTGAAGTTAAAAAAGCAGGCACCATAGACGAGGTTTACGTTTCTTATGGCGTATATGACTTGATAGTTAAAGCCACTGCGAGTTCACAGGCTGAACTCAAAGAGCTAGTAACCTACAAGCTGAGAAGAATCGCCAACGTTACTTCAACTCTGACCCTGATGTTGGCAGATAACCACTAA